A single region of the Thermodesulfatator indicus DSM 15286 genome encodes:
- a CDS encoding 5-formyltetrahydrofolate cyclo-ligase, whose amino-acid sequence MKSIKQHKKKLRKNFLTLRDSLSGETRKSLSQKIAYHLQKSIYYEKAQKILFYASFKSEVETYELIQKALTEGKEVYLPKTYISEHKLRLFKIKSLKELKPGAYGIPEPPENNPEIMPHELDLIILPGVAFDLSGGRLGYGGGFYDRLLAKAQDITKIALAFECQLVKTLPLEAHDLRVNAIVTEKGLKEIF is encoded by the coding sequence ATGAAATCGATCAAACAACACAAAAAAAAGCTGCGTAAAAACTTTCTGACCCTAAGAGATAGCCTCTCTGGTGAAACTAGAAAAAGTCTTTCTCAAAAAATTGCCTATCACTTACAGAAATCAATTTATTATGAAAAAGCTCAAAAAATACTTTTTTACGCCTCTTTTAAAAGTGAAGTTGAAACTTATGAGCTTATTCAAAAAGCGTTAACTGAAGGCAAAGAAGTTTACCTCCCCAAAACGTATATCTCCGAGCACAAATTAAGACTTTTTAAAATAAAAAGCCTTAAAGAACTTAAACCTGGAGCTTACGGTATACCAGAACCCCCAGAGAACAATCCAGAAATCATGCCCCACGAATTAGACTTAATTATCTTACCAGGTGTTGCCTTTGATCTTTCAGGTGGCCGTTTAGGCTACGGTGGCGGTTTTTACGACCGACTTTTGGCCAAAGCCCAGGATATCACCAAAATAGCCCTGGCCTTTGAGTGCCAACTTGTAAAAACGCTCCCCCTTGAAGCGCATGATCTAAGGGTTAATGCCATTGTTACCGAAAAGGGGTTAAAAGAAATCTTCTAA
- a CDS encoding DUF6657 family protein — protein sequence MGDEIKSALEIALEKAAKIGKASKEELRKEKLEKEGRRLAARFLQEKDFNLLKAIAAISSEDKPVVLRAAVDTLVRNIVFPRDELALSDIEKALKGLEVIFIDFPQVKELTAEIKKLLTLYLQQQKQLFEQFKIQFKSQMGEIEEALKQQYGQSVKIEPEMLPQFQEEWGKVKGQLEAQYKRQLDYFKDLFYKMLP from the coding sequence ATGGGAGACGAAATAAAAAGCGCTCTAGAAATAGCTCTTGAGAAGGCAGCCAAAATCGGCAAGGCTTCAAAGGAAGAACTGCGTAAAGAAAAACTTGAAAAAGAAGGCCGAAGGCTTGCGGCCCGTTTTCTTCAAGAAAAAGACTTTAACCTTTTGAAGGCCATAGCGGCTATTTCTTCTGAAGATAAGCCCGTTGTTTTGCGAGCTGCGGTTGATACCCTGGTACGTAACATAGTATTTCCTCGAGACGAACTAGCCTTAAGTGACATAGAAAAAGCCTTAAAAGGTCTTGAAGTTATTTTTATAGACTTTCCCCAGGTAAAAGAACTTACAGCGGAGATAAAAAAGCTACTCACCCTTTATCTACAACAGCAAAAACAACTGTTTGAGCAATTTAAAATACAGTTTAAGAGTCAAATGGGAGAGATTGAAGAGGCCCTTAAACAGCAATATGGCCAGTCCGTAAAAATAGAACCAGAGATGCTTCCTCAGTTTCAGGAAGAATGGGGTAAGGTTAAAGGGCAACTTGAGGCCCAATACAAGCGTCAGCTTGACTATTTTAAAGACCTTTTTTACAAGATGCTTCCATGA
- a CDS encoding nucleoside recognition domain-containing protein: MAIMNRIWFYLILLAVLAAAYNNSMEAVTKVSFDAAKTAVKLAIGLIGAMTLWLGIMKVAEEAGLLEIISRKVKCILVRLFPNVPPTHPAMSAMVMNISANMLGLGNAATPLGIKAMMELQKLNPHPERATNAMCLFLAINTSNVTLLPLGVIAVRAAAGASQPASIIFPTIFATTCSTIAAIVAAKFLARLSGEEPPPRVDSEEVNNDETKQSNPRDLAVIPKGEKLFLIFTLLLFCGLLLYRIFESPTADTFREIVSFWIVPLLMLGLLFFGYWRGVPVYEKACEGGKEGFQVAVRIIPFLVMILVAIAMFKSSGAFNYLAQLLKPITDPIGFPAEVLPVAILRPLSGSGAFGLMSEIVARAPDSFASYLASTIQGSTETTFYVLAVYFGAVGIKDPRYAVWAALFADFVGIAAAFFICKVTY, encoded by the coding sequence ATGGCCATTATGAACCGCATTTGGTTCTATCTTATTTTGTTGGCGGTCTTGGCGGCCGCCTACAATAACTCCATGGAAGCTGTTACTAAAGTTTCCTTTGATGCCGCTAAGACGGCGGTGAAATTGGCCATCGGCCTTATCGGAGCTATGACCCTCTGGCTGGGGATCATGAAGGTGGCCGAAGAGGCCGGCCTTCTGGAAATAATTTCTCGCAAAGTAAAATGTATCTTGGTACGACTTTTTCCCAATGTCCCCCCTACTCATCCGGCTATGAGTGCTATGGTGATGAATATCTCTGCTAACATGTTGGGCCTGGGAAATGCTGCTACTCCTCTTGGTATTAAGGCCATGATGGAACTTCAAAAACTTAACCCTCACCCTGAACGAGCCACCAATGCCATGTGTCTTTTCCTGGCCATTAATACATCAAATGTCACCCTTTTGCCGTTAGGAGTGATAGCCGTGCGTGCTGCTGCAGGAGCCTCACAGCCAGCATCTATTATTTTTCCTACTATTTTTGCTACAACCTGTTCTACCATAGCGGCAATTGTAGCCGCTAAGTTTTTGGCTCGTTTGAGTGGGGAAGAGCCTCCACCTAGAGTGGACTCCGAAGAAGTAAATAATGACGAAACCAAGCAGTCAAACCCCAGAGATTTAGCAGTCATACCTAAAGGGGAAAAGCTTTTTTTGATTTTTACTCTGTTGTTATTTTGTGGGCTTTTGCTTTACCGAATTTTTGAGTCTCCTACAGCTGATACTTTCCGTGAAATAGTTTCTTTTTGGATAGTTCCTCTTTTGATGCTAGGGTTACTTTTCTTTGGTTACTGGCGAGGGGTACCTGTTTATGAGAAGGCCTGTGAAGGAGGCAAAGAAGGCTTTCAGGTGGCAGTAAGGATTATTCCATTTCTGGTAATGATTTTGGTAGCCATTGCTATGTTCAAGTCTTCTGGAGCCTTTAACTATCTAGCTCAACTGCTTAAGCCCATTACTGATCCTATTGGTTTCCCGGCTGAGGTTTTGCCTGTAGCTATTTTGCGTCCTCTTTCTGGTTCGGGGGCCTTTGGTCTTATGAGTGAAATTGTAGCTCGTGCCCCTGATAGTTTTGCCTCTTACCTTGCTTCGACGATCCAAGGTTCAACCGAAACCACCTTTTACGTATTGGCTGTTTATTTTGGAGCAGTAGGAATAAAAGATCCGCGTTACGCGGTTTGGGCAGCCCTTTTTGCCGATTTTGTGGGAATAGCCGCGGCTTTTTTTATCTGCAAGGTTACTTATTGA
- the larB gene encoding nickel pincer cofactor biosynthesis protein LarB: MMREKIRKVLEALAQGKMTQEEAEEALSLAPFEDLGFARLDHHRGIRKHFPEVIYGPGKTEEELIKITETFLAKKLSLLITRVESQKAQAVLKKFPELSYSSRARLIYHLPEKREPKGYILIACGGTADLPVVEEARICAEAFGNRVEVIVDVGVAGVHRIVPELPKLRQARVIICVAGMEGALPSLVAGLIDVPIIAVPVSAGYGANFQGLAPLLTMLNSCAAGVAVVNIDNGFGAAYMASLINQLPERVFSRA, encoded by the coding sequence ATGATGCGAGAAAAAATAAGAAAAGTTCTTGAAGCCCTGGCCCAAGGGAAAATGACCCAAGAGGAAGCCGAAGAGGCTTTATCTCTAGCTCCTTTTGAAGACTTAGGCTTTGCTAGACTTGATCATCACCGAGGTATTCGTAAGCACTTTCCAGAAGTGATTTACGGCCCAGGTAAAACTGAAGAAGAACTTATAAAGATTACCGAGACTTTTTTGGCTAAAAAACTTTCTTTGCTTATTACCAGAGTGGAATCTCAAAAAGCCCAAGCGGTTCTCAAAAAATTTCCAGAGCTTTCTTATTCTTCTCGAGCAAGGCTTATCTATCATTTGCCAGAAAAAAGAGAACCTAAAGGTTATATTCTCATTGCCTGTGGAGGCACAGCAGATCTTCCTGTAGTAGAAGAAGCCCGCATTTGTGCGGAGGCCTTTGGCAACAGAGTAGAGGTTATTGTTGACGTGGGTGTTGCTGGTGTTCACCGTATTGTGCCAGAGCTTCCCAAGTTACGCCAAGCCCGAGTTATTATTTGTGTGGCTGGTATGGAAGGGGCCTTACCAAGTCTGGTAGCAGGACTGATAGATGTTCCCATAATAGCTGTACCGGTAAGTGCGGGTTATGGGGCCAACTTTCAGGGGCTTGCTCCCCTTCTTACTATGCTAAACTCCTGTGCTGCTGGGGTGGCAGTGGTAAACATTGATAATGGCTTTGGCGCAGCTTATATGGCCAGCCTTATAAATCAGCTTCCTGAAAGGGTCTTTTCCCGTGCGTAA